A single genomic interval of Rosistilla ulvae harbors:
- a CDS encoding DnaA/Hda family protein yields MSVTETAGAKDLTGELQDALINRLGRDCFRMWFGQITQCRRAGRDVIVDVAAQFALDRIGSRYMGDLRQAVADICGEGVGVSLQLAASKPEPAAAETAVQADPAETTSTDSAAVDDADDPPKRAAAPRRRARSEPPVDNVQPLLQVSSFQTTGSDDPLPARRRRVASWDQIVVGKSNKLAATAARMICDTPGSASPLFLWGTHGTGKTQLMDVVATELRRRHRLRRVISMTAEEFTNDFIGSVTGSGLPGFRRRYRDVDALLIDEVQFLPGKRATSREMLYTIDSIVRAGKQLVFAADRPPMEIPGLGQDLAGRMAGGMVCSMTPLDHEMRTQMLQQLCEAEDLGIDHQMLADIAGNVCGDGRVVSGIACRLKALVSMHDEPVTYDQITEILSDLISIGSSSYGFADIQTAVCNTMGLPKDALQSKGQSRNVSQARMLAMYLAREHTGATYGDIGKYFGQRSHSAVIAATRRIAGDVEKGKAFSIGNRNIPAKQVLESVQNMLRSG; encoded by the coding sequence ATGTCGGTAACGGAAACGGCAGGTGCGAAGGATCTCACCGGTGAATTACAGGATGCACTGATAAATCGTTTGGGGCGTGATTGTTTCCGAATGTGGTTCGGCCAGATCACCCAATGTCGTCGCGCTGGTCGCGATGTAATCGTGGATGTCGCGGCTCAATTTGCGTTGGATCGGATCGGTTCGCGTTATATGGGCGACCTGCGGCAAGCGGTTGCGGATATCTGTGGCGAAGGCGTTGGCGTTTCGCTGCAGCTGGCTGCTAGCAAGCCCGAACCTGCGGCGGCGGAAACCGCTGTCCAGGCGGACCCTGCCGAAACAACATCCACCGACAGCGCGGCTGTCGATGATGCCGACGATCCTCCCAAGCGTGCTGCCGCACCGCGTCGACGCGCTCGCAGCGAACCGCCGGTCGATAACGTTCAACCGTTGTTGCAAGTCTCGTCGTTTCAAACCACGGGCAGCGATGATCCGTTGCCCGCTCGCCGACGTCGCGTCGCGTCATGGGATCAGATCGTCGTTGGCAAATCGAACAAACTGGCTGCCACCGCGGCGCGGATGATCTGCGATACGCCCGGCTCCGCTTCGCCGCTGTTCCTGTGGGGCACTCACGGCACGGGCAAGACGCAATTGATGGATGTCGTCGCCACCGAACTGCGTCGCCGCCATCGCTTGCGACGCGTGATCTCGATGACCGCCGAAGAATTCACCAACGACTTTATCGGTTCGGTTACCGGCAGCGGTCTGCCCGGCTTCCGTCGACGTTATCGCGACGTCGATGCGTTGCTGATCGATGAGGTTCAATTCCTGCCGGGCAAGCGGGCGACATCGCGTGAAATGTTGTACACGATCGATTCGATCGTACGAGCAGGGAAGCAGTTGGTCTTCGCGGCCGACCGGCCCCCGATGGAGATTCCCGGTTTGGGGCAGGACCTCGCTGGCCGAATGGCTGGGGGAATGGTCTGCTCGATGACCCCGTTGGATCACGAGATGCGAACGCAGATGCTTCAGCAATTGTGCGAAGCCGAAGATCTGGGAATCGATCATCAGATGCTCGCGGATATCGCTGGCAACGTTTGTGGCGATGGCCGAGTCGTCTCGGGAATCGCGTGTCGCCTAAAAGCGCTCGTCAGCATGCACGACGAACCGGTTACCTATGATCAGATCACCGAGATCCTGAGCGATCTGATTTCGATCGGCAGTTCGTCGTATGGGTTTGCCGATATCCAAACCGCGGTCTGCAACACGATGGGATTGCCCAAGGACGCGTTGCAGTCGAAAGGACAAAGCCGCAATGTCAGCCAGGCTCGGATGCTAGCGATGTATTTGGCTCGCGAACATACCGGGGCAACCTACGGCGATATCGGCAAATATTTTGGCCAACGCAGTCACAGCGCGGTGATCGCGGCAACGCGTCGGATCGCTGGCGATGTCGAAAAGGGCAAAGCGTTTTCGATTGGGAATCGCAATATTCCGGCCAAGCAGGTCTTAGAGTCGGTGCAGAATATGTTACGCTCGGGTTGA
- a CDS encoding cold-shock protein has protein sequence MAEGTIKRVTDKGFGFIDTGGAKDLFFHSSALDGVRFDDLREGQRVSFEEGNGPKGPCAENVKVI, from the coding sequence ATGGCTGAAGGCACAATCAAACGTGTAACCGACAAAGGGTTCGGATTTATCGACACTGGAGGCGCGAAGGACTTGTTTTTCCATTCCTCCGCATTGGATGGAGTACGGTTTGACGACCTGCGTGAAGGACAACGCGTTTCGTTCGAAGAAGGCAACGGCCCTAAGGGTCCTTGCGCTGAAAACGTCAAGGTTATCTGA
- a CDS encoding site-2 protease family protein, translating into MVLLTKVGLWAKVAIGIGLVIFVHELGHFVAAKSCGVKCEKFYVGFDVPINIGPIKLPRTLGKFTWGETEYGLGIIPLGGYVKMLGQDDDPRKAAEENERIRVSNEDATPGDETVPQYTLDPRSFQAKSVLQRMFIISAGVIVNVITAVMFAAAAFWYGVPYTPAIVGSTQPGDPAWLAGIQPGSQVVSVGTIENNDQLQFRDMRSEILEQGLNDKTKPVAFTVRKDGEDTSYQLIPTLRYDPKKTAVAIGVVPQMSTTLAPDIVSYPNSAAAEVVDGSLKSAQVIEMNGKALPKNGDEIYLTPIVEEMRLKESEPIELTFLLADDSQKKITLPPQNLKSLGGTFAVGPITGVVQGGNAEKAGLKVGDQIVKFDGKDQLSAFALRELAYQTDSAVEIVVQRTNDDGESEELTFTVAPDAVSSLPEASGIDLALDRYGIAYSASNHLASVDAAGPLAAAFEPGDQITRVTVSWADDEQKKELSGFIPQKLLSDSWDVDDFYTIPMLVANLQMLPVGTEIRVLGAKGDAADGKVIDTVVKLKVESDQFWAERGLRFETVKRIHRADSLAAAVSLGYNEAVHRGKGVLRFLKMLVTGRLKADLLGGPVAIFTIAGSHAAEGIPRLLMFLTFLSINLAILNFLPIPALDGGHMVFLIAEAVLGRPVDEEWQARLTMVGVLMLLGLMAFAFYNDIARLVG; encoded by the coding sequence ATGGTCCTCCTGACAAAGGTGGGGCTGTGGGCAAAGGTCGCTATCGGCATCGGCTTGGTCATCTTTGTCCACGAACTTGGGCACTTCGTCGCCGCCAAAAGCTGTGGCGTGAAGTGTGAAAAGTTTTACGTGGGCTTCGATGTGCCGATCAACATCGGGCCGATCAAACTGCCGCGAACGCTGGGGAAATTTACCTGGGGCGAAACCGAATATGGTCTCGGCATCATCCCGCTGGGTGGTTACGTCAAGATGCTCGGCCAGGATGACGATCCGCGAAAAGCGGCTGAAGAGAACGAGAGGATTCGCGTCAGCAATGAAGACGCGACCCCTGGGGATGAGACGGTGCCGCAGTACACGTTGGATCCACGCAGTTTTCAAGCCAAAAGCGTTCTGCAGCGGATGTTCATCATCAGCGCCGGGGTGATCGTTAACGTGATCACCGCGGTGATGTTCGCCGCCGCCGCGTTCTGGTACGGCGTTCCTTATACGCCTGCGATCGTCGGCTCGACGCAACCGGGCGATCCCGCTTGGTTGGCGGGCATCCAGCCAGGCTCGCAGGTCGTTTCGGTCGGTACGATCGAAAATAACGATCAATTGCAGTTCCGCGACATGCGGTCGGAGATCCTCGAACAGGGGCTGAACGACAAAACCAAACCGGTCGCCTTTACCGTCCGCAAAGATGGCGAAGATACGTCGTATCAATTGATTCCGACGCTGCGGTACGATCCCAAAAAGACGGCTGTCGCGATTGGTGTCGTCCCTCAGATGTCGACCACATTGGCCCCCGATATCGTCAGCTATCCCAATAGCGCTGCGGCGGAAGTGGTCGATGGCAGCCTGAAGTCGGCGCAAGTGATCGAGATGAACGGCAAGGCGTTGCCCAAAAACGGCGACGAGATCTACCTGACACCGATCGTCGAAGAGATGCGATTGAAGGAGTCCGAACCGATCGAGTTGACGTTCCTGTTGGCCGATGATTCGCAGAAAAAGATCACGCTGCCGCCGCAAAACCTGAAATCTTTGGGAGGCACGTTTGCTGTCGGGCCGATCACGGGAGTGGTTCAAGGTGGTAACGCCGAGAAGGCGGGGCTGAAAGTTGGCGACCAGATCGTCAAATTTGATGGCAAAGATCAACTCTCTGCCTTCGCGCTTCGCGAGCTGGCGTATCAAACCGATTCGGCCGTCGAGATCGTGGTTCAACGAACCAACGACGATGGCGAATCGGAGGAGCTGACGTTTACCGTCGCGCCGGACGCTGTCAGTTCGTTGCCCGAAGCGAGCGGTATCGATTTGGCATTGGATCGCTACGGCATCGCCTACAGCGCTTCGAACCATCTGGCGAGCGTCGATGCGGCGGGCCCGTTGGCCGCTGCCTTTGAACCGGGCGACCAGATCACACGAGTCACCGTTTCGTGGGCCGACGACGAACAAAAGAAAGAACTCAGCGGATTTATCCCGCAGAAATTGCTCAGCGATTCCTGGGACGTCGACGATTTTTACACGATCCCGATGTTGGTCGCCAATCTGCAGATGTTGCCCGTCGGCACCGAGATTCGCGTCTTGGGAGCCAAGGGGGATGCGGCCGATGGGAAAGTCATCGACACGGTTGTCAAATTGAAAGTGGAATCGGATCAGTTTTGGGCCGAACGGGGCCTACGGTTTGAAACCGTTAAACGGATCCATCGCGCCGATTCGTTGGCCGCCGCCGTCAGCCTGGGCTACAACGAAGCGGTCCATCGCGGAAAAGGTGTGCTCCGGTTTTTGAAGATGTTGGTGACGGGGCGTTTGAAAGCGGATCTGTTGGGCGGCCCGGTAGCGATCTTCACGATCGCCGGTTCGCATGCAGCCGAAGGGATTCCTCGTTTGCTGATGTTCTTGACCTTCTTGAGCATCAATCTGGCGATCCTCAACTTCTTGCCGATCCCCGCGTTGGATGGTGGACACATGGTCTTTTTGATCGCCGAAGCGGTCCTCGGCCGTCCGGTCGACGAAGAGTGGCAAGCTCGCCTGACGATGGTGGGTGTGCTGATGTTGTTGGGGCTGATGGCCTTTGCGTTCTACAACGACATCGCTCGACTGGTCGGCTGA
- the dxr gene encoding 1-deoxy-D-xylulose-5-phosphate reductoisomerase has product MAVSTRNVAILGATGSIGRATLDVVRSLGDPWAVWGVSGHSRVDELGQIARQDTPAVAALTSDADPKSLDLPRGTRLLTGPDALVEMAVAPEVDVVMAAIVGRAGLESTLAALEAGKRVALANKEALVVGGPLVHAMRKNGGELLPVDSEHSAIFQCMTTGGGTLAEGKKSVRKLILTSSGGPFRTWTTAQMRNASIDDALKHPTWNMGRKISIDSATMMNKGLEVIEARWLFDIPAEKIEVVVHPQSIIHSMVEFEDGSILAQLSPPDMRLPIQYALTYPERMPCIAPPLDRSRAWDLTLEPVDHDRFPALKLAFEVARVGGTAGSVVNAANEQAVALFLDGQIRFTDIVPACRMALENHQHESDPTLQRLLQLDRWARAEVQRWSCGMQA; this is encoded by the coding sequence ATGGCCGTATCAACTCGGAATGTCGCTATCCTTGGCGCAACCGGCAGCATCGGGCGAGCGACCTTGGATGTGGTTCGCTCGCTAGGAGACCCCTGGGCAGTTTGGGGAGTCTCGGGGCACTCGCGCGTCGATGAACTCGGCCAGATCGCTCGCCAAGACACTCCCGCCGTTGCGGCGCTGACCAGCGACGCCGATCCCAAATCGCTCGATCTCCCCCGCGGGACGCGTCTGCTGACCGGACCCGATGCCTTGGTCGAAATGGCTGTTGCACCGGAAGTCGATGTCGTGATGGCGGCAATCGTTGGTCGAGCCGGACTCGAAAGCACCCTGGCGGCTTTGGAAGCTGGCAAACGGGTGGCGCTAGCAAATAAGGAAGCCTTGGTTGTCGGCGGGCCTCTGGTCCACGCGATGCGGAAAAACGGTGGCGAATTGTTGCCGGTCGACAGCGAACATTCGGCGATCTTTCAATGCATGACGACGGGGGGCGGAACGCTCGCTGAAGGGAAGAAGAGCGTTCGGAAATTGATCCTGACCAGCAGCGGTGGCCCGTTTCGGACCTGGACGACGGCTCAGATGCGCAACGCATCGATCGATGATGCGCTGAAGCATCCCACATGGAACATGGGGCGAAAGATCTCCATCGATTCGGCGACGATGATGAATAAGGGGCTGGAAGTCATCGAAGCCCGTTGGCTGTTCGATATCCCGGCAGAGAAGATCGAGGTCGTCGTGCATCCGCAATCGATCATCCATTCGATGGTCGAATTCGAGGACGGGTCGATTCTGGCTCAATTGAGTCCCCCCGATATGCGTTTGCCAATTCAATATGCGTTGACGTATCCTGAACGGATGCCCTGCATCGCCCCCCCGTTGGATCGGTCGCGGGCCTGGGATCTGACGCTGGAACCTGTCGATCACGATCGGTTCCCCGCCTTAAAACTGGCCTTTGAAGTCGCCCGCGTTGGCGGAACGGCTGGGTCGGTCGTTAACGCAGCAAATGAACAAGCGGTTGCCCTGTTTCTCGACGGGCAGATCCGGTTTACTGATATTGTGCCAGCATGTCGTATGGCACTCGAAAATCATCAACATGAAAGTGATCCCACGTTACAGCGGCTTTTGCAGCTGGATCGTTGGGCGCGCGCGGAGGTGCAGCGGTGGAGCTGTGGAATGCAGGCATAA
- the ftsH gene encoding ATP-dependent zinc metalloprotease FtsH, whose amino-acid sequence MSDNRKENKDEENRGGGAVLWLLLAVTATVVACAYLVNSTQYAIRYSDLVELVQSTQYAEKNSLALVDAPDKQSRLVVALVRDPKQRGEYSKPHNISLAQNVITGEVFYRPYKDGEPVGEPKEVSFKTIRSALNTDEEQRLTAMLNDANISWGHSERSDLVSDWGPPLLMIGVIIALTVFMFRKIGGVGSPMSFGRSKGKLYAQEDLAITFKDVAGIDEAVEEVSEVVDFLKHSDKYQKLGGRIPKGVLLVGPPGTGKTMLAKAIAGEAGVPFFGLSGSDFVEMFVGVGAARVRDMFQQAASRAPCIIFIDEMDALGKSRGNNMMGGHDEREQTLNALLVEMDGFDSNTSVIVIAATNRPETLDPALMRPGRFDRHVLVDRPDIGGREKILKVHVKNVKLDEDVDLKGIASITSGFVGADLANLVNEAALLAARAGKTSVGMFEFNEGVERVTAGLEKKNRVMDQDEKIRVAYHEAGHALVACSLPDTHRVHKVSIIPRGLAALGYTMQRPEGDRYLMTQGELESQIKVLLGGTLTEEMVFSDISTGAQNDLERATQTARSMVMDYGMSRLGRINFRQTNQSAFLATGGEGNYARMHSEQTAREIDEEVKRIINEALRATNEILAIRRDALEAITHRLLEIESMDGDELLSIIEAHSPSPRVVPGTSAPRRDRPGTGGASEITPKGDSQSG is encoded by the coding sequence ATGAGTGACAATCGTAAAGAGAACAAAGACGAAGAAAACCGCGGTGGCGGAGCAGTCCTGTGGTTGCTGCTTGCGGTAACGGCAACGGTTGTGGCCTGTGCCTATCTCGTCAACAGCACGCAGTACGCGATCCGTTATTCCGACCTGGTCGAATTGGTCCAATCGACGCAGTACGCGGAAAAAAATTCGCTCGCCCTCGTCGATGCCCCCGACAAACAGAGCCGCTTGGTCGTCGCACTAGTCCGCGATCCCAAACAGCGTGGCGAGTACAGCAAGCCGCATAACATCAGCCTGGCCCAAAACGTGATCACGGGCGAGGTCTTCTATCGCCCGTACAAAGATGGCGAACCGGTTGGCGAGCCGAAAGAGGTCAGTTTCAAGACGATCCGATCGGCCCTGAACACCGACGAAGAGCAGCGTCTGACGGCGATGCTCAACGACGCCAACATCTCTTGGGGACACAGCGAACGGTCGGACCTCGTCTCCGATTGGGGGCCTCCGCTGCTGATGATTGGCGTGATCATCGCGTTGACAGTCTTTATGTTCCGCAAGATTGGCGGCGTCGGTTCGCCGATGTCCTTCGGCCGCAGCAAAGGCAAATTGTACGCTCAAGAAGATCTGGCGATCACGTTTAAGGATGTCGCCGGAATCGATGAAGCTGTCGAAGAAGTCAGCGAGGTTGTCGATTTCCTTAAACACAGCGACAAGTATCAAAAATTGGGAGGCCGGATTCCCAAGGGAGTCCTGTTGGTCGGACCTCCCGGGACAGGCAAGACGATGCTGGCCAAGGCGATCGCCGGCGAAGCGGGGGTTCCGTTCTTCGGCCTCTCGGGCAGCGATTTTGTCGAGATGTTCGTCGGCGTTGGTGCGGCTCGCGTTCGCGATATGTTCCAACAAGCCGCCAGCCGCGCCCCGTGCATCATCTTCATCGATGAAATGGACGCCTTGGGCAAGAGCCGTGGCAACAACATGATGGGAGGCCACGACGAACGCGAACAAACGCTGAACGCGCTGCTGGTCGAGATGGATGGTTTCGACAGCAACACCAGCGTGATCGTGATCGCGGCAACCAACCGTCCCGAAACGCTCGACCCCGCATTGATGCGACCGGGCCGATTCGATCGGCATGTATTGGTCGACCGCCCCGACATCGGCGGCCGCGAAAAGATCCTCAAGGTTCACGTCAAGAACGTCAAACTGGATGAAGACGTCGATCTCAAGGGGATCGCATCGATCACCAGCGGTTTCGTCGGTGCCGATCTCGCCAACCTGGTCAATGAAGCGGCATTGTTGGCCGCCCGCGCAGGGAAGACATCGGTGGGGATGTTTGAATTCAACGAAGGTGTCGAACGGGTCACCGCCGGTTTGGAAAAGAAGAACCGTGTGATGGATCAGGACGAAAAGATCCGGGTCGCGTATCACGAAGCGGGACACGCGTTGGTGGCCTGCAGCCTGCCCGACACGCATCGCGTTCACAAGGTTTCGATCATCCCGCGTGGCCTCGCCGCACTCGGATATACGATGCAGCGGCCCGAAGGGGATCGATATCTGATGACTCAAGGGGAACTGGAGAGTCAGATCAAGGTCTTGTTAGGCGGCACGTTGACCGAAGAGATGGTTTTCTCCGACATCAGCACCGGTGCCCAAAACGACCTGGAACGGGCCACGCAAACGGCTCGGTCGATGGTCATGGATTATGGCATGAGTCGGTTGGGGCGGATCAATTTCCGGCAAACCAATCAGTCGGCGTTTCTGGCCACTGGGGGCGAAGGAAATTACGCTCGAATGCACAGCGAGCAGACGGCTCGCGAGATCGATGAAGAGGTCAAGCGGATCATCAACGAAGCGTTGCGTGCGACGAACGAGATCTTGGCCATTCGCCGCGATGCGCTCGAAGCGATCACCCATCGGTTGCTGGAAATCGAATCGATGGACGGCGATGAATTGCTGAGCATCATCGAAGCGCATTCGCCCAGCCCACGCGTCGTCCCAGGTACATCGGCGCCGCGTCGCGATCGCCCCGGAACCGGCGGAGCGTCGGAGATCACCCCCAAGGGCGATTCGCAAAGCGGTTGA
- a CDS encoding transglutaminase-like domain-containing protein, translating into MNSSLYPGPFSSNNNSYDAAAKSLKSSAIGQPITRRSALALGTAMLCGSVAAQETSATAVEDRLEFLSPEKQLWQVGVKVMSAGSICEEIYATFPVPTNWPEQSVQVVDQNLSRYVDRWDTRDLLGGAKQVMVRMVNVPPNTASDALFTFEVTKSRIKGVGETNDLVVPEKLEREERIFLGSSPYIDPRHGKIRKIANELQATPEQTPWQQVEQIYDWVRDHVEYREGDIKSAVEALDDGHGDCEELTSLFVALCRAKRIPARMVWIPGHCYPEFMLHDAAGAPHWFPCQAAGTRQFGEMDEYKPILQKGDRFKVPEQKTVQRYVAEFCKVKARFKPDVTFVRELTDSE; encoded by the coding sequence ATGAATTCATCCCTCTATCCCGGTCCCTTTTCATCCAACAACAACTCATACGATGCCGCAGCCAAGTCGCTGAAGTCATCCGCGATTGGGCAACCGATCACGCGCCGATCGGCGCTTGCTCTGGGGACCGCCATGCTTTGTGGAAGTGTTGCGGCGCAGGAAACCTCCGCAACCGCGGTTGAAGATCGGCTGGAATTTCTGTCGCCGGAAAAACAGCTGTGGCAAGTGGGCGTCAAAGTGATGAGTGCCGGATCGATCTGCGAAGAGATCTACGCAACGTTCCCGGTTCCAACCAATTGGCCCGAGCAATCGGTCCAGGTTGTCGATCAGAATCTCAGCCGGTATGTCGATCGATGGGACACCCGCGATCTGCTGGGTGGCGCCAAGCAGGTTATGGTACGGATGGTCAACGTTCCTCCCAATACCGCCTCCGATGCGCTGTTCACTTTTGAAGTGACCAAGTCGCGAATTAAGGGCGTCGGAGAGACAAACGATTTAGTGGTTCCCGAAAAGCTGGAACGCGAGGAACGGATCTTTCTAGGGAGCAGTCCTTATATCGATCCACGCCATGGCAAGATCCGCAAGATCGCTAACGAGTTGCAGGCGACGCCCGAACAAACACCTTGGCAACAGGTCGAACAAATCTACGACTGGGTTCGCGACCATGTCGAATATCGCGAAGGGGATATCAAGTCGGCTGTCGAAGCGCTCGATGACGGCCACGGCGATTGCGAAGAATTGACCAGCCTGTTTGTCGCGTTGTGCCGAGCCAAACGGATTCCCGCGCGAATGGTCTGGATCCCCGGGCATTGTTACCCCGAGTTTATGTTGCACGATGCGGCCGGCGCTCCGCATTGGTTTCCGTGTCAGGCGGCCGGGACACGGCAGTTTGGCGAGATGGACGAATACAAGCCGATCCTTCAGAAAGGGGATCGATTTAAAGTCCCCGAACAGAAAACGGTGCAGCGCTACGTCGCTGAATTCTGCAAAGTCAAAGCGCGCTTCAAGCCGGACGTGACGTTTGTCCGCGAATTGACCGACAGCGAATAA
- a CDS encoding alpha/beta hydrolase, with protein sequence MRFVNIPRPSIPVGGRASIRSRAIVFLTVALILSIYNSTRGHAAMLHEGDEYWVVNTRCISSNSRCANLESPTLKIYRYQQGSGLQHDRLDGLLARVDEDRSYLNVIYVHGNRFTSQEAIDRSLNIYRKVKRRCHDETKIRWILWSWPSDPIFNPLTDVRTKATRADTQALYAGWLLQHFPATDRLEMVGYSFGGRIVTGALHTAAGGSIHGRSLSGPPLRGARIAINLVAPALDRHWLARGSQHGLATENIGSMNLFYNSNDRVLKLYSMVSKYYNPVALGFAGLGPLAPRSDQLPIQIRSKDCRNSVGLLHDELKYYEPCCNAVEMIATSIQASYSPIVPVALAQ encoded by the coding sequence GTGCGTTTTGTAAACATTCCGCGACCATCGATCCCCGTCGGTGGCCGCGCATCGATACGCTCTCGCGCGATCGTCTTTCTGACGGTCGCGCTGATCTTGAGTATCTACAATTCGACCCGCGGCCATGCAGCGATGCTGCACGAAGGGGACGAATATTGGGTCGTCAATACACGCTGCATCAGCAGCAACAGTCGCTGTGCGAATCTGGAAAGCCCCACCCTAAAGATCTACCGATATCAACAGGGCAGTGGGTTGCAGCACGACCGGCTCGATGGTCTGCTTGCGCGGGTCGATGAAGACCGATCGTACCTCAACGTGATCTATGTCCATGGCAACCGGTTCACGTCGCAGGAAGCGATCGATCGATCGTTGAACATCTACCGTAAGGTCAAGCGACGCTGTCACGACGAAACAAAGATCCGTTGGATTCTGTGGAGTTGGCCGAGCGACCCCATCTTCAATCCGTTGACCGATGTCCGCACCAAAGCGACCCGCGCCGATACCCAAGCGCTGTATGCCGGCTGGTTGCTGCAACATTTCCCGGCCACGGATCGATTGGAAATGGTCGGCTACAGTTTTGGTGGGCGAATCGTAACCGGGGCGTTGCACACCGCCGCCGGCGGATCGATCCACGGACGCAGCCTCAGCGGCCCGCCGCTGCGTGGCGCGCGGATCGCCATCAACCTGGTCGCCCCCGCCCTCGACCGACACTGGCTGGCCCGCGGTTCCCAGCATGGCCTCGCGACCGAAAACATCGGTTCGATGAATCTGTTCTACAACAGTAACGATCGGGTCCTAAAACTGTATTCCATGGTCAGCAAGTACTATAATCCGGTCGCACTTGGGTTCGCCGGACTCGGACCGCTGGCCCCCCGATCGGATCAGCTGCCGATCCAGATTCGCAGCAAAGACTGTCGCAATTCGGTCGGCTTGCTGCACGACGAACTGAAGTATTACGAGCCGTGCTGCAACGCAGTAGAGATGATTGCAACGTCGATTCAAGCGAGTTATTCGCCTATCGTTCCAGTTGCGCTCGCACAATAA
- a CDS encoding zinc ribbon domain-containing protein yields the protein MSDAPHKISHSTISSLHRIHKQLTELNNRINRGPRQMKASIAAIEACKAAEAEAQATLKQAKMACDKKQLQLKEREQRVIDLKGKLNTAASNREFQTFKEQIAADEQANGVLSDEILEAFDQIERLTQELQHRSAELKQREDDQASLQSEVDARMAEANVELQSVMAELTEAEQQLPDDAVDIYQRLIRSQGEDGLAPVEGQSCGNCGATFAPQTLNRLMLSHFICCPTCGAILYMTADSSIE from the coding sequence ATGTCTGATGCTCCGCACAAAATCTCGCACTCGACGATCAGCTCGTTGCATCGGATCCACAAACAGTTGACCGAACTCAACAATCGAATCAATCGCGGACCGCGACAGATGAAGGCCAGCATCGCAGCGATCGAAGCCTGCAAGGCTGCCGAAGCAGAGGCGCAAGCGACGCTCAAGCAAGCGAAAATGGCTTGCGACAAGAAGCAACTGCAATTGAAAGAACGCGAACAACGCGTCATCGATCTAAAAGGCAAACTCAACACGGCCGCCAGCAATCGTGAGTTCCAGACCTTCAAGGAACAGATCGCTGCCGACGAACAAGCCAATGGCGTGTTGTCCGATGAGATCCTCGAAGCGTTCGATCAAATCGAACGACTGACCCAAGAACTTCAACATCGCTCCGCCGAACTGAAACAACGCGAAGACGATCAAGCCTCGCTGCAAAGCGAAGTCGATGCGCGAATGGCCGAAGCCAACGTCGAACTTCAAAGCGTTATGGCGGAACTGACCGAAGCGGAACAGCAATTGCCTGACGATGCTGTCGACATCTATCAACGCTTGATTCGCAGCCAGGGTGAGGATGGATTGGCCCCCGTCGAAGGTCAATCGTGCGGCAATTGTGGAGCCACATTCGCCCCACAGACCCTCAATCGTTTGATGCTGTCCCACTTCATCTGCTGTCCCACCTGCGGTGCGATTCTCTACATGACCGCCGATTCATCGATCGAATAA